The proteins below come from a single Metarhizium brunneum chromosome 1, complete sequence genomic window:
- the U3RNAP gene encoding U3 small nucleolar RNA-associated protein 21 produces MPHSSNPEGPLVKRQKVSSVASSVKDVANSSRIFAPFRTVGLVSPTSVPFTSIPLGKTTFQITTSVGRALQTYDLRRGLNLVFVTRPQTPANITATFAWKEKVFAAWGNGKDGEPQGFWVFQRGKKVSELGLPSDLAEPIQQILVFGTWVVACASTRIEIFKSATLEHYTTIYTMKADKGGNEITGGVVSMPTFLNKIFVGRRDGWVEIWNVSTGKLIYTLLPPAPDCGAVTCLEPSPALSLLAIAYSSGTLVVTNVLMDRLVIQIEAGSPEAPVHSISFRTDGMGAGHDGRKDGVMATASRATGDITFWDLNKGGRVMGVLRSAHNPPSRDAKNVRGGISRVEFLAGQPVIVTTGLDNSLKTWIFDTTPFSPIPRILHSRSGHAGPVNCLHFLPTDFDGAESGNKWLLSGGRDRSLWGWSLRRDGQSTELSQGNLRKKAKKIGILASNPLAHGPTTLLEDLKAPEVTSIAMSLNRDGGIGAIPGNQPIWQKGHQDSKKKVDAEISGMTGWESVITAHKGDSYARTWFWGRKRAGRWAFPTSDNTNVSTVAISPCGTFAVIGSEGGSIDMYNLQSGLHRQRFPSRLTPSQARQLRLQQLRQADDVAQLQAGGGQKFLPGTGKHAKAVTGLVVDAMSKMVISCSSDGRIKFWDFLTGTLLDQLDWAPMTYPIACRYHAANNLLAFACDDMSIRIVDMETKKTIREFWGPEGCINDICFSNDGRWIIAASDDKTIRIWDLPTSHLIDAIRLSKPCTALDMSATGEYLAASLEDEPGVAIWTNKSLFKHVSTRQISEDEIGQSSAPTVSGEGNQGLLEGAFEDSRDDLDDAIIAPTVDQLSSELTTLSLVPKSRWQTLLHLDLIKERNKPTEAPKAPEKAPFFLPSTSSSKMPEQQAIAESTENESKSRITKLDEARFEEKFTSRLRQGAQTGDYGAFVEHLKSLSPSSADLELRSLSGGNGDDESNELLHFIRALTSLLKARRDYELTQAWMTVFLRLHFDVVMGSELILRELEQWKNYQEKECNRLDHLVGYCSGVVSFLRSPRT; encoded by the exons ATGCCACATTCAAGCAATCCAGAGGGACCTCTGGTCAAGCGTCAAAAGGTCTCGTCTGTGGCATCCTCTGTCAAAGATGTGGCCAATTCGTCTCGTATTTTTGCGCCGTTTCGA ACGGTTGGTCTCGTCTCGCCCACGAGCGTTCCATTTACATCCATACCACTTGGCAAAACCACCTTCCAAATTACCACGTCCGTGGGCCGGGCATTGCAGACGTACGACCTTCGCCGAGGATTAAACCTTGTTTTCGTCACTCGCCCTCAGACGCCCGCCAATATCACCGCCACCTTCGCATGGAAGGAAAAAGTCTTTGCGGCATGGGGCAACGGAAAGGATGGAGAGCCGCAGGGCTTCTGGGTCTTTCAGCGGGGAAAGAAAGTAAGCGAGTTGGGACTGCCTTCTGACCTTGCTGAACCAATCCAGCAAATCCTTGTCTTTGGTACTTGGGTTGTTGCTTGCGCTTCTACCAGAATTGAAATTTTCAAGAGTGCGACTCTGGAACACTACACAACAATTTATACCATGAAGGCCGACAAGGGAGGAAACGAAATCACTGGCGGCGTCGTTAGTATGCCTACATTCTTGAACAAGATCTTTGTTGGGCGCCGGGACGGATGGGTAGAGATATGGAATGTTAGCACGGGCAAGCTAATATACACCCTCCTCCCTCCCGCCCCCGATTGTGGCGCTGTGACTTGCCTGGAACCTAGTCCCGCTCTATCTCTTCTTGCCATCGCCTACTCGTCCGGCACGTTGGTCGTCACCAATGTTCTGATGGATAGGCTTGTGATTCAGATCGAAGCTGGAAGCCCCGAGGCTCCGGTGCACTCGATTTCCTTCAGAACCGACGGCATGGGCGCCGGGCATGATGGTAGAAAGGATGGTGTCATGGCTACTGCCAGTAGAGCCACTGGCGATATCACCTTCTGGGACTTGAATAAGGGTGGTCGAGTGATGGGGGTGCTCCGAAGCGCCCACAATCCCCCATCTCGAGATGCTAAGAATGTCAGAGGAGGAATTAGCAGAGTTGAGTTTTTGGCAGGCCAACCCGTCATTGTGACAACCGGTCTTGATAACTCACTGAAGACTTGGATATTCGATACTACACCCTTCTCGCCAATCCCACGAATTCTCCACTCCCGGAGTGGTCACGCCGGACCTGTCAACTGCCTACACTTCTTACCCACCGACTTTGATGGCGCCGAGTCAGGGAACAAATGGCTTCTAAGTGGGGGCCGGGACAGAAGCCTTTGGGGATGGAGTTTGCGAAGGGACGGTCAGAGTACGGAGCTAAGTCAGGGAAATCTGCGCAAGAAGGCAAAAAAGATTGGTATTCTGGCTTCCAATCCATTGGCTCATGGACCCACGACCTTGCTAGAAGACCTCAAAGCACCTGAAGTTACAAGTATTGCCATGTCCCTTAACAGAGATGGTGGTATCGGCGCAATACCGGGCAACCAACCCATTTGGCAAAAGGGCCACCAAGatagcaagaagaaggtcgaTGCAGAAATTAGTGGAATGACTGGTTGGGAGAGTGTGATTACTGCACACAAGGGGGATTCTTATGCGAGAACTTGGTTCTGGGGTCGGAAACGAGCAGGGCGATGGGCTTTCCCCACGAGCGACAATACGAATGTGTCGACGGTTGCCATAAGTCCCTGCGGAACATTTGCCGTTATTGGATCTGAAGGCGGCAGCATCGATATGTACAACTTACAGTCAGGTCTGCACCGACAAAGGTTTCCGTCTCGGCTGACGCCTTCACAGGCTCGTCAACTCCGGCTTCAGCAGCTGAGGCAAGCAGATGATGTTGCTCAACTACAAGCCGGTGGTGGACAGAAGTTCCTCCCAGGTACCGGGAAACATGCTAAAGCAGTTACGGGGCTTGTTGTCGATGCCATGAGCAAGATGGTCATATCTTGCTCTTCGGATGGCAGGATCAAATTTTGGGACTTCCTGACGGGAACACTACTTGACCAACTTGACTGGGCGCCAATGACTTACCCCATAGCATGCAGGTACCATGCTGCCAATAACCTGTTGGCATTTGCATGCGATGACATGTCAATCCGCATTGTCGACATGGAAACTAAGAAGACGATTCGTGAATTCTGGGGCCCGGAAGGCTGTATCAACGACATTTGCTTTTCGAATGACGGCCGATGGATTATTGCCGCATCAGACGACAAGACGATCCGGATTTGGGATCTGCCTACCAGCCATCTTATTGATGCGATTCGTCTGAGTAAGCCTTGCACGGCCTTAGACATGTCTGCTACCGGCGAATATCTTGCTGCTAGTCTAGAAGACGAGCCAGGAGTCGCAATTTGGACCAATAAATCGCTCTTCAAGCATGTCTCCACGAGACAAATATCAGAAGATGAGATCGGACAGAGCTCTGCACCGACTGTGTCTGGAGAAGGAAACCAGGGCTTGTTGGAGGGTGCATTTGAAGACTCAAGGGATGATctcgacgacgccatcaTTGCTCCTACTGTTGACCAGTTGAGCTCTGAACTGACCACCCTGAGTTTGGTCCCAAAAAGTCGATGGCAAACACTGCTCCATCTCGACCTGATCAAGGAACGAAATAAGCCGACAGAGGCACCAAAAGCTCCCGAAAAAGCTCCCTTCTTTCTGCCTTCGACAAGCAGTTCAAAGATGCCAGAGCAGCAGGCCATCGCAGAATCCACTGAGAATGAGTCAAAATCCCGCATCACAAAACTCGACGAGGCACGCTTTGAGGAGAAATTTACATCGAGGCTACGGCAGGGAGCGCAAACTGGCGACT ACGGCGCATTTGTTGAGCATCTCAAATCCTTGTCACCATCGAGTGCTGATCTGGAGCTTCGATCGCTATCAGGTGGCAATGGCGATGACGAATCAAACGAGCTTCTCCATTTCATCCGAGCACTTACTTCCCTTCTAAAGGCTCGGCGGGATTACGAGCTCACACAGGCTTGGATGACAGTGTTCCTTCGACTCCACTTTGATGTAGTAATGGGAAGTGAGCTTATCCTACGTGAGTTGGAGCAATGGAAGAATTACCAAGAGAAGGAGTGTAACCGGTTAGACCATCTCGTGGGTTACTGCAGTGGCGTTGTTAGTTTCCTAAGAAGCCCCCGTACATAG